The following coding sequences lie in one Nitrospira lenta genomic window:
- a CDS encoding prolyl oligopeptidase family serine peptidase translates to MLQRLLANPDTTIDQVSRAIQTGRTYPAMPVGTMADEQIVVRERTYHYALSVPLTYQPGKGYGLVVCLHGAGFSGDAYLERWQHRLGDDYLLVCPTYPSGAWFTRQAEDLVLAVIERVQAQYHVDPDRVFLTGMSNGGIGTWLIGMHHAQRFAGLAPMASGLDSVLLPFLANLRTTPVYIIHGAKDQVMPVELSRTISRELAAIGYPHIYREHEREHPMAGGHFFPREELPDLVSWFNAQHRTPVPTALTVIREASHFQPFGWVRIDATDPIAAFADDLVSKRDELTRKKRYARLDVSVAAPNRIEVETGLVQRYTLFLNDQLVDVSKPVTVVTNKQVSFEGMVTSTVETLLRQARARKDSRQLFTVQLAIQVSNPAP, encoded by the coding sequence ATGCTGCAACGACTACTCGCCAATCCTGACACGACGATCGACCAGGTCAGCCGCGCTATCCAGACCGGGCGAACCTATCCGGCCATGCCGGTTGGAACCATGGCGGATGAACAGATCGTGGTGCGCGAACGGACCTACCACTATGCGCTCTCGGTTCCACTGACGTATCAGCCCGGCAAGGGGTATGGGCTGGTGGTCTGTCTGCACGGGGCGGGCTTTTCCGGCGACGCGTATCTTGAGCGATGGCAGCATCGCTTAGGCGATGACTATCTCCTGGTCTGTCCGACCTATCCCTCAGGCGCCTGGTTTACCAGACAGGCGGAAGATCTCGTGCTTGCCGTTATCGAGCGAGTGCAGGCGCAGTATCACGTCGATCCGGACCGGGTGTTTCTGACGGGCATGTCGAACGGCGGGATCGGAACCTGGTTGATCGGCATGCACCATGCCCAGCGCTTCGCCGGTCTGGCTCCAATGGCGAGCGGTCTCGACAGTGTTCTCCTGCCGTTCCTTGCCAATCTGCGGACCACGCCGGTCTACATCATTCATGGCGCGAAAGATCAGGTCATGCCGGTGGAATTGAGCCGGACGATCTCGCGTGAGCTGGCGGCGATCGGCTATCCGCATATCTATCGTGAGCATGAGCGCGAACATCCCATGGCCGGCGGTCATTTCTTTCCTCGTGAGGAGTTACCCGATCTGGTGAGCTGGTTCAATGCCCAGCATCGAACCCCCGTGCCGACAGCGCTGACGGTGATCCGCGAGGCCAGCCACTTTCAACCGTTCGGTTGGGTGCGGATTGATGCCACTGATCCGATCGCTGCCTTTGCGGACGATTTGGTGTCCAAGCGCGATGAGTTGACCAGGAAAAAACGCTACGCCCGGCTTGATGTTTCCGTGGCCGCGCCCAATCGCATCGAAGTTGAGACAGGGCTCGTCCAACGCTATACGCTGTTTCTGAACGATCAACTGGTGGATGTCTCCAAGCCGGTCACGGTCGTGACGAACAAGCAGGTCTCGTTCGAAGGCATGGTGACGTCGACGGTCGAGACGCTCCTACGGCAGGCGCGGGCGCGTAAAGATTCCCGGCAGCTCTTTACGGTGCAGCTGGCCATTCAGGTGTCGAACCCTGCGCCATGA
- a CDS encoding TIR domain-containing protein codes for MARPAKRSPSEKWPKFSGSAGKRRLLESLRAQPLISGDSKLAIKAAAAGEIQRHSTGDVLLKQGDQDNDILLILSGQVSITVNGRTLAVRAAGTHVGEMALVDPLMKRSATVRATEDTVTLKLSEQKFSSIAERHPALWRRVAAEVARRLRERSKFLREPHAQPVVFIGSSSEALTCAEEVLRQLSRHPLIPRLWTQGVFEASKTAIESLVALANEADFAVLPLTADDVTISRGKRKPSPRDNIVFEIGLLMGALGRERVYILKPKKLDIRVPSDLLGLTMIEYSKGGPTPLSKRLKKPCNTIWQAVQAAGPR; via the coding sequence GTGGCTAGACCAGCTAAGCGGTCCCCCTCCGAGAAATGGCCAAAGTTCAGTGGCAGCGCTGGCAAACGGCGGCTACTAGAGAGCCTTCGCGCCCAGCCACTAATTTCAGGTGACAGTAAGCTAGCCATAAAGGCTGCCGCGGCTGGCGAGATTCAGAGGCATTCAACTGGCGACGTGCTTCTGAAGCAGGGCGACCAAGACAATGACATCCTCCTGATACTATCAGGGCAGGTTTCTATCACGGTTAACGGTCGAACACTGGCGGTTAGGGCTGCGGGAACTCACGTGGGCGAAATGGCGCTTGTCGACCCTCTCATGAAGCGGAGTGCAACCGTCCGCGCCACTGAGGATACAGTTACGCTGAAGCTGAGCGAGCAGAAATTCTCGAGCATCGCAGAGAGGCATCCCGCTCTCTGGCGCCGGGTGGCGGCCGAAGTGGCTAGGCGCTTGAGAGAGCGAAGCAAGTTCCTACGAGAACCCCACGCCCAGCCTGTAGTCTTCATTGGGTCATCTTCCGAAGCCCTGACCTGTGCAGAAGAGGTCCTTAGGCAGCTCTCAAGGCACCCGCTGATTCCGCGCCTCTGGACGCAAGGAGTCTTCGAAGCTTCAAAGACTGCCATTGAGAGCCTCGTTGCTTTGGCAAACGAGGCAGACTTTGCGGTCCTTCCCCTGACGGCGGACGATGTAACCATTTCGAGAGGAAAGAGGAAACCATCCCCTCGCGACAACATCGTGTTCGAGATTGGCTTATTAATGGGTGCGCTTGGGCGTGAGCGAGTGTACATTCTTAAGCCAAAGAAGCTCGATATCCGTGTCCCCTCGGACTTGCTTGGCCTCACGATGATCGAATATTCGAAAGGTGGCCCGACTCCCCTTTCCAAACGTTTGAAGAAGCCATGCAACACCATATGGCAGGCTGTGCAGGCTGCCGGACCACGATAG
- a CDS encoding MFS transporter — MTSSRSFLLLCTVGIFCFISYNMVRMPVLALFAEHLGAGPERIGLIVSVSTLTGVLLKLPSGALSDIYGRRFLLRIGVVAFGLPPFLYLFITDLNSLTALRFVHGLATAIFAPTALATVAELYRERRGAALGTYTACTQSGALLGPFIGGYLAHVAGFDAAFITAGVCGCIAIVLFYSLHLEVATPRVVQKGLRPLLAEMWKGFAIVARNRKVLITSATDGAKMIANGALMAFLPLYGLTVGLNPGEVGLLFSVQAGTSFFSKPIMGRVSDRVGRQPLIIIGLLICAATFVCMPHVSIFAVLLLLSAGFGFGEAVVSSSSSAFVADSSEFKTLGAGMGMQGTIGDIGHASGPLLAGILIANMSYAGAFTIIASLQVAAAVMFWVTMRNR, encoded by the coding sequence ATGACGTCATCGCGCAGCTTTCTTCTGCTCTGTACCGTCGGAATCTTTTGCTTCATCAGCTACAACATGGTGCGTATGCCGGTGCTGGCCTTGTTCGCCGAGCATCTCGGCGCAGGCCCCGAGCGGATCGGGCTCATCGTGTCGGTGTCGACCTTGACCGGCGTGTTGCTCAAACTGCCTTCCGGCGCCTTGTCCGACATCTATGGCCGGAGATTTCTGCTGCGCATCGGAGTTGTGGCCTTCGGCCTGCCGCCGTTTCTCTATCTCTTCATCACGGATCTGAATAGCTTAACGGCGTTGCGATTCGTGCACGGGTTGGCGACGGCCATCTTTGCCCCGACCGCGCTGGCGACCGTCGCGGAACTCTATCGTGAGCGCCGGGGGGCGGCGCTGGGAACCTACACGGCTTGCACACAGTCGGGGGCGTTGCTCGGGCCGTTTATCGGCGGATATCTCGCCCATGTTGCCGGGTTCGATGCGGCATTCATCACAGCCGGCGTCTGTGGTTGTATCGCAATCGTGTTGTTTTACAGTTTGCATCTGGAGGTAGCGACGCCGCGCGTAGTGCAGAAAGGCCTGCGACCGCTGCTGGCGGAGATGTGGAAGGGATTCGCTATCGTGGCGCGGAACCGCAAGGTGCTGATCACCAGCGCGACCGACGGCGCCAAGATGATCGCTAACGGCGCGCTCATGGCGTTCCTTCCGCTCTATGGACTGACCGTGGGATTGAATCCCGGCGAGGTCGGGCTGTTGTTCAGTGTCCAGGCCGGCACATCCTTCTTCTCCAAGCCGATCATGGGGCGCGTGTCCGATCGGGTGGGGCGGCAGCCCCTGATTATCATTGGCCTCTTGATCTGCGCTGCCACGTTCGTCTGTATGCCGCATGTCTCCATCTTTGCCGTCCTACTGTTACTGTCTGCCGGATTCGGATTCGGCGAAGCCGTCGTGTCGTCCTCCTCATCCGCCTTCGTAGCGGATAGTTCGGAGTTCAAGACGCTGGGTGCCGGGATGGGCATGCAGGGCACCATCGGCGACATCGGCCACGCGAGTGGGCCGTTGCTGGCCGGCATTCTGATTGCCAATATGAGCTATGCTGGCGCCTTCACGATCATCGCGAGCCTGCAAGTCGCCGCCGCCGTGATGTTTTGGGTAACGATGAGGAATCGATAA
- a CDS encoding IPT/TIG domain-containing protein: MRNRSLMGGVFLFAVLSLGIALSGPSYSAEPEKPTAKSKPSAATKSTAKKAPATGAKYQSAETAGKAPTCFGMAPSIDKVSPDEGKAGDKVTITGTNFGNSDCLRSVSFGPGHAATFKIESDSKISATVPSGGRKGLAMLTVTTASGEVSKTFLMK, encoded by the coding sequence ATGCGAAATCGAAGTCTAATGGGAGGAGTGTTTCTATTTGCTGTACTGAGTCTGGGGATCGCCCTCAGCGGGCCAAGCTATTCTGCAGAACCTGAAAAACCGACAGCAAAATCCAAACCCTCAGCCGCCACAAAGTCAACCGCGAAAAAGGCGCCGGCCACCGGCGCGAAATATCAGAGCGCCGAGACTGCCGGAAAAGCTCCGACCTGCTTCGGCATGGCACCCAGCATCGACAAAGTCAGCCCGGATGAGGGTAAGGCCGGCGACAAGGTGACCATTACGGGAACGAACTTTGGAAACAGCGATTGCCTGCGCAGTGTTTCTTTCGGGCCAGGCCACGCCGCCACATTCAAAATCGAGAGCGACAGCAAGATTTCCGCAACCGTCCCCAGTGGCGGACGCAAAGGCCTGGCGATGCTCACCGTCACAACCGCATCGGGCGAAGTCTCAAAAACGTTTTTGATGAAATAA
- the ppdK gene encoding pyruvate, phosphate dikinase, producing MAKKYVYYFGDGKAEGTSNMKELLGGKGAGLAEMTNLGISVPPGFTITTEACVEYYKLGKKYPPGMWETALASLKRVERSMGMGFGDPERPLLVSVRSGARASMPGMMDTVLNVGLTLKTVEGLAAKTKNERFAQDSYRRFITMFGSIVMGVPREHFEAILNHKKEEMGVKHETQLDARALRDLVERFKSLVKEETGKGFPDDPNEQLKLAIDAVFSSWNGARAITYRRLNGIPDHWGTAINVVAMVFGNMGDTSGTGVAFTRDPNTGERKFFGECLMNAQGEDVVAGIRTPLPVTELGRTVPPAYKELEHTYKRLEKHYRDMLDLEFTIQEGKLYMLQTRVGKRTGISAVRIAVEMVKEGLITKREAVQRVGPDQLAQYLYPIFDTQAEAGSTPLGKGLPAGPGAAAGKIALTPDRAVEMKAAGQRVVLVRDETSPDDIHGMNAATGFVTARGGMTSHAAVVARQMGKVCVAGCEAVEVIDNQSVRIGSKVFREGDYLSVNGSTGNVYDGDIPVMESEIIQVVQGKLDAKKSQKYQLFSTILSWADSVRTMKVRANADVPDQAKIARGFGAEGIGLCRTEHMFFAEDRISIMQKMILARTKEDREKYLEQLLPLQKQDFIGLYREMEGFPVTIRLLDPPLHEFLPKREELMVEIAQLELTGKDGAKLEEQRRLLARVEELHEFNPMLGLRGCRLGITMPEITRMQARAIIEAACELAKEGKKIVPEIMIPLVGMVAEMKSQKDLIREVAQETMKRFNVKLSYLVGTMIELPRAAVTAERIAEEAEFFSFGTNDLTQTTFGFSRDDAAKFIDYYRTVKIMDADPFATLDREGVGSLMKTAISGGRKSRPGIKLGICGEHGGDPSSVEFCHQLGLDYVSCSPFRVAIARLAAAQAAIAEGDAKATVKKAIPARAKAVTVVKAARRTKSTKPAKAVKKAVKATKASRRSSSTTRKKR from the coding sequence GTGGCAAAGAAATACGTGTACTACTTCGGAGATGGCAAGGCAGAAGGCACGTCCAACATGAAAGAATTGCTGGGCGGCAAAGGCGCGGGTCTGGCCGAGATGACCAACCTGGGCATTTCCGTGCCTCCGGGATTCACCATTACCACAGAGGCCTGTGTCGAGTACTACAAGCTGGGGAAGAAGTATCCGCCCGGGATGTGGGAGACGGCGTTGGCGTCGCTCAAGCGCGTGGAGCGGTCGATGGGCATGGGATTCGGCGACCCGGAGCGGCCCCTGCTGGTCTCCGTGCGTTCCGGTGCGCGCGCGTCGATGCCGGGGATGATGGATACCGTGCTCAACGTCGGCCTGACGCTCAAAACGGTCGAAGGTCTGGCGGCCAAGACGAAGAACGAACGGTTCGCGCAGGACAGCTATCGCCGGTTCATCACGATGTTCGGCAGTATCGTCATGGGTGTGCCGCGCGAACATTTCGAAGCGATTCTGAATCACAAAAAAGAAGAAATGGGTGTGAAGCACGAGACACAGCTCGATGCGCGCGCGTTGCGCGATCTCGTGGAGCGCTTTAAGTCGCTGGTCAAGGAAGAGACAGGCAAAGGGTTTCCGGACGATCCGAATGAACAGCTGAAGCTGGCGATCGACGCGGTGTTTTCCTCCTGGAACGGCGCGCGTGCCATCACGTACCGTCGGTTGAACGGTATTCCGGATCATTGGGGCACGGCGATCAACGTCGTGGCCATGGTCTTCGGGAACATGGGCGACACCAGCGGCACCGGCGTAGCGTTTACGCGCGACCCCAACACGGGTGAGCGGAAGTTCTTCGGTGAGTGCCTGATGAATGCGCAAGGCGAAGATGTGGTGGCTGGAATCCGGACGCCGTTGCCGGTCACGGAACTCGGCCGGACGGTGCCTCCTGCCTACAAAGAATTGGAACATACCTATAAGCGGTTAGAGAAGCATTACCGCGACATGCTCGACCTGGAATTTACGATCCAGGAGGGCAAGCTCTATATGTTGCAGACGCGCGTTGGGAAACGGACCGGCATTTCCGCCGTGCGGATCGCCGTCGAGATGGTTAAAGAGGGTTTGATCACCAAGCGCGAGGCGGTGCAGCGAGTCGGTCCGGATCAGCTTGCGCAGTATCTCTATCCGATCTTCGATACCCAGGCTGAAGCGGGTTCGACTCCGTTGGGCAAGGGCCTGCCGGCCGGTCCCGGTGCGGCGGCGGGAAAGATTGCGTTGACGCCGGATCGCGCTGTTGAGATGAAGGCGGCCGGGCAGCGGGTCGTGTTGGTCCGTGACGAAACCAGTCCCGACGATATTCATGGCATGAACGCCGCGACTGGGTTTGTGACGGCGCGCGGCGGGATGACCTCGCATGCGGCGGTCGTGGCGCGACAGATGGGCAAAGTGTGCGTGGCCGGATGCGAAGCCGTCGAAGTCATCGACAATCAATCGGTGCGCATCGGTTCGAAAGTGTTTCGTGAAGGCGACTATCTGTCGGTGAACGGTTCCACCGGCAATGTCTATGACGGCGATATTCCCGTCATGGAATCCGAGATCATTCAGGTGGTGCAGGGAAAGCTGGATGCGAAGAAGTCGCAGAAGTATCAGCTGTTCTCGACGATTCTTTCCTGGGCGGACAGTGTGCGGACGATGAAGGTGCGGGCGAATGCCGACGTGCCGGATCAAGCCAAGATTGCCCGGGGATTCGGAGCCGAGGGGATCGGACTCTGCCGCACGGAACATATGTTCTTCGCCGAAGACCGTATTTCGATCATGCAGAAGATGATTTTGGCCCGGACGAAAGAAGATCGGGAAAAGTATCTGGAGCAGTTGTTGCCGCTGCAGAAGCAAGACTTCATCGGCCTCTATCGTGAGATGGAGGGATTCCCGGTCACCATTCGCTTGCTTGATCCGCCGCTGCATGAGTTCTTGCCGAAGCGTGAAGAGCTGATGGTGGAAATCGCCCAGCTGGAATTGACCGGCAAGGACGGGGCGAAGCTGGAGGAACAGCGGCGCTTGCTCGCTCGCGTCGAAGAGTTGCATGAATTCAATCCGATGCTGGGGCTGCGCGGCTGCCGGCTCGGCATTACGATGCCGGAGATCACGCGCATGCAGGCGCGCGCCATTATCGAGGCGGCCTGTGAGCTGGCCAAGGAAGGCAAGAAAATCGTTCCGGAGATCATGATTCCGTTGGTGGGCATGGTGGCGGAAATGAAGTCGCAGAAGGATCTTATCCGCGAAGTCGCGCAAGAGACCATGAAGCGATTCAATGTAAAGCTGTCGTATCTCGTCGGGACCATGATCGAATTACCTCGCGCCGCCGTGACCGCCGAACGGATTGCGGAAGAGGCTGAGTTCTTCTCGTTCGGGACGAACGATCTTACCCAGACGACCTTCGGATTCTCCCGCGACGATGCCGCGAAGTTCATCGACTACTATCGAACCGTGAAGATCATGGATGCGGATCCGTTTGCCACGCTTGATCGTGAGGGGGTGGGGTCGTTGATGAAGACGGCGATCAGCGGCGGGCGCAAGTCACGGCCGGGGATCAAGCTCGGGATCTGCGGCGAACACGGCGGCGATCCGAGTTCCGTCGAGTTCTGCCATCAGCTCGGGTTGGACTATGTGAGTTGTTCGCCGTTTCGCGTGGCCATTGCTCGGCTGGCGGCGGCTCAGGCGGCGATTGCCGAAGGCGATGCGAAAGCCACGGTGAAGAAAGCCATTCCGGCGCGGGCAAAAGCCGTCACCGTCGTGAAGGCCGCGCGTCGTACCAAGTCGACCAAACCGGCGAAGGCCGTGAAGAAGGCTGTGAAGGCCACAAAGGCATCGCGCCGTTCGTCTTCAACCACCCGCAAGAAACGGTGA
- the ribD gene encoding bifunctional diaminohydroxyphosphoribosylaminopyrimidine deaminase/5-amino-6-(5-phosphoribosylamino)uracil reductase RibD — protein MTVRTHDLHYMTLALRLAAKGLGKTSPNPMVGAIVVSNGRIVGQAYHHAAGQPHAEVLALRQAGSLARGATLYVTLEPCSHLKKRTPPCVPAVIQSGVHRVVVAMRDPNPAVSGKGIAQLRRAGLSVTVGVARPDAEALNRAYCHWIVSKRPYVTLKAGMTLDGQIATARGESKWITGLQSRQEVHRLRSSVDAVIVGIGTVLNDNPSLTARRPPGLTALAATQPTRMVVDSSLRIARSAKILTQQSSSKTIIATTKAAPQARRRALERQGIEVLVLPSPGGRVSLKHLLTVLGQRGMVSVMVEGGGELNAAFLRSKLVNHVQLYVAPTLLGGTQSKGVIGGASPRRLADAWKLKQVRTRVLGTDVVVEGDV, from the coding sequence GTGACCGTCCGCACGCACGATCTCCACTATATGACGCTGGCCCTTCGCCTTGCGGCGAAGGGCCTCGGTAAGACCAGCCCCAACCCGATGGTTGGGGCCATCGTCGTCTCCAACGGCCGTATTGTCGGCCAAGCCTATCATCACGCGGCGGGCCAGCCCCATGCCGAAGTGCTCGCGCTTCGACAGGCCGGATCTCTGGCGCGCGGCGCCACGCTCTACGTGACGCTTGAACCCTGCAGCCATCTGAAGAAACGCACCCCTCCTTGCGTGCCGGCGGTGATTCAATCCGGCGTGCATCGCGTTGTGGTCGCCATGCGCGACCCCAATCCGGCGGTCAGCGGGAAAGGCATTGCGCAACTACGTCGTGCCGGGCTGTCCGTCACGGTCGGCGTGGCAAGACCGGATGCGGAGGCGCTGAATCGGGCCTATTGCCACTGGATTGTCAGCAAGCGACCCTACGTGACGCTCAAGGCGGGAATGACCTTGGATGGGCAGATCGCGACGGCGCGCGGGGAGTCCAAGTGGATTACGGGATTGCAATCGCGGCAGGAGGTTCACCGGCTGCGCAGTTCGGTGGATGCCGTGATTGTGGGGATCGGCACAGTGCTGAACGATAACCCGTCCTTGACGGCGCGCAGACCGCCTGGTCTCACGGCCCTGGCTGCGACCCAGCCGACGAGGATGGTGGTCGATAGCTCTTTGCGTATCGCGCGCTCAGCGAAAATTCTCACACAACAGTCGAGTTCGAAGACGATCATCGCGACGACGAAGGCTGCACCGCAAGCCCGACGCCGGGCACTAGAGCGACAGGGCATCGAAGTACTGGTGCTGCCGAGTCCGGGTGGACGCGTATCACTCAAGCATCTCCTGACTGTCTTGGGACAGCGCGGGATGGTATCGGTGATGGTCGAGGGGGGCGGAGAGTTGAATGCCGCGTTCCTCAGATCCAAGCTGGTGAATCATGTTCAGCTGTATGTAGCGCCGACTCTCTTGGGTGGGACGCAATCAAAGGGCGTCATCGGAGGCGCGAGTCCGCGTCGGCTGGCTGATGCCTGGAAATTGAAACAGGTGCGTACCAGGGTGCTCGGAACGGATGTCGTCGTCGAAGGCGATGTCTAA
- a CDS encoding riboflavin synthase → MFTGIVEEMGAVISLEKTLAGTRMTLLASTVMSDLKIGDSVSVNGICLTAISKSDSSFSVEVSPETLSVTTLGLLTAGTPVNLERAMKLSERIGGHLVAGHVDGVGTIRSRQQDGNAVIFTIEAPQDILRYCVVKGSITVDGISLTINDVTNHGFSIAIIPHTAKVTTLGLKQVNDPVNLESDLIGKYVERLLQERGQVAPKPTPVIDKDYLQKRGLI, encoded by the coding sequence ATGTTCACCGGCATTGTCGAAGAAATGGGCGCAGTGATTTCGTTGGAGAAAACGCTGGCCGGGACGAGGATGACGCTGCTGGCGTCGACCGTGATGAGCGATCTCAAGATCGGCGATAGTGTGAGTGTGAACGGAATCTGCCTCACGGCGATTTCTAAAAGCGACAGCAGTTTTTCGGTGGAAGTGTCTCCTGAGACGCTCTCAGTCACGACGCTGGGCCTGCTTACGGCAGGCACGCCGGTGAATCTTGAACGGGCCATGAAACTGAGTGAGCGTATCGGCGGGCATCTGGTCGCCGGGCACGTCGATGGCGTCGGCACGATTCGCAGCCGGCAGCAAGACGGGAATGCCGTGATCTTCACCATCGAAGCGCCACAAGACATTCTGCGCTACTGCGTCGTGAAGGGCTCGATCACTGTCGATGGCATCAGCCTCACGATCAACGATGTCACCAATCACGGATTCTCCATCGCCATCATTCCGCACACCGCCAAAGTGACGACGTTAGGTCTCAAGCAGGTCAACGATCCCGTCAATCTCGAATCCGACCTCATCGGCAAATACGTCGAACGTCTGCTCCAAGAGCGTGGACAAGTCGCACCAAAGCCGACTCCTGTCATCGACAAAGACTATCTCCAGAAGCGGGGATTGATCTGA
- a CDS encoding adenylate/guanylate cyclase domain-containing protein, producing MATAKELQAEVAAILATKWQRRDGTVVPDTSNIKLGNDAADLDGTVLYADLADSTGLVNNYKDWFAAEVYKAYLVVASRIIRNNGGEITAFDGDRVMAVFLGNTKNTNAARTGLQINWAVSQVINPALKVAYSNSSFQLKQRVGIDSSKLMVARTGIRGSNDLVWVGRAANYAAKLAALSDTTYPTVITDTVFARLSEETKLGGSNKQPMWEKTLWTETGLAIYRSNWTWSIA from the coding sequence ATGGCAACAGCTAAAGAGCTTCAGGCAGAGGTGGCTGCCATTCTCGCCACCAAATGGCAGCGAAGAGATGGGACCGTTGTTCCGGATACCTCCAACATCAAGCTTGGAAATGATGCAGCGGATTTGGACGGTACAGTCCTCTATGCCGACTTGGCCGATTCCACTGGCCTCGTAAACAATTATAAGGATTGGTTCGCTGCGGAGGTATACAAGGCCTATCTCGTCGTGGCCTCTCGAATCATTCGGAACAACGGTGGTGAGATCACGGCCTTCGACGGGGATAGAGTAATGGCCGTATTTCTCGGCAACACTAAGAACACGAACGCAGCTCGTACAGGCTTGCAAATCAATTGGGCCGTGTCCCAGGTGATTAACCCTGCACTAAAGGTCGCTTATTCCAATTCCAGCTTTCAGCTCAAACAGAGGGTTGGAATTGATTCGAGCAAGCTTATGGTCGCGAGGACGGGGATCCGAGGCTCCAATGACCTTGTTTGGGTGGGCCGTGCGGCCAATTATGCCGCCAAGCTGGCGGCCCTGAGTGATACCACCTACCCCACCGTGATAACTGATACCGTGTTCGCTCGCCTGTCAGAGGAAACGAAGCTAGGCGGTAGTAACAAGCAACCGATGTGGGAGAAGACTCTCTGGACGGAAACAGGACTCGCTATTTATCGGTCAAACTGGACATGGTCTATTGCCTAA
- a CDS encoding abortive infection system antitoxin AbiGi family protein, translating to MRSRGYVSNELVHWTGREKSDAEAFAILRAICSEEILRLSYCPNHVNAGYRKESAMVCFTDIPLRHSREHCSKFGRFGIGFSKSRMIEYGANPVHYTTRAHFEKIVHVARMLERMKDSEKDREWKEDGEPYSFTENETVALLEVGEFLQEYAYKNEDHSSYVTYYQREWRLTFNSLPFAGGTSEHRPGMSCFYIRDGKSYRVFKFSPDDIEFLIVPWRYYLKSRQLAKRYGYKVKCYELHVGT from the coding sequence ATGAGATCAAGAGGGTACGTTAGCAATGAGTTGGTCCATTGGACCGGACGTGAGAAAAGTGATGCTGAAGCCTTCGCGATTCTGCGAGCGATTTGTAGTGAGGAAATTTTGCGTCTTAGCTACTGCCCAAACCATGTCAACGCAGGTTATCGCAAAGAATCTGCGATGGTGTGCTTTACGGATATCCCGCTAAGACACAGCCGCGAGCATTGCTCGAAATTCGGCAGATTCGGAATTGGATTCAGTAAGTCCAGAATGATCGAATACGGGGCGAATCCAGTCCACTACACCACGAGAGCTCACTTCGAAAAGATCGTACACGTTGCCCGTATGCTCGAACGTATGAAGGATAGTGAGAAGGATCGTGAATGGAAAGAAGATGGTGAACCGTACTCCTTCACTGAAAATGAAACCGTGGCTTTGCTGGAAGTGGGTGAATTCCTTCAGGAGTATGCGTATAAGAATGAAGATCACTCGAGCTACGTAACGTACTATCAACGAGAGTGGCGGCTTACCTTCAATTCTCTTCCATTCGCCGGCGGAACTTCGGAACATCGGCCGGGCATGAGTTGCTTTTACATTCGTGACGGTAAGTCGTATCGGGTTTTCAAATTCTCGCCCGATGACATCGAATTTCTGATTGTGCCTTGGCGCTACTATCTGAAATCCAGACAACTAGCAAAGCGGTATGGCTACAAAGTTAAGTGCTATGAGTTGCACGTCGGCACCTAA